The genomic segment GCCTGGCTACGGCGGCGCAGGCGGCGCTCCAGCTCCTCGCGCGAGGGCGGCAGGACGAAGATGCTGACGGCCTCCGGCAGCTTCTGCTTGATCTGGGCGGCGCCCTGCACGTCGATGTCGAGCAGCAGGTCTTCGCCGCGGGCGCGCGCCTCCTCCAGGAAGCGGCGGGCGGTGCCGTAGTAGTTGCCGAAGACGTCGGCGTGCTCCAGGAACTCGCCCGCCTGGATCATGCGCTCGAACTCCTGGCGCGCGATGAAGAAGTACTCGCGGCCGTCGTGCTCGCTGCCCCGCGGCGCGCGCGTGGTGTAGGAGATGGAGAAGTGCAGGCGCGGCACCGTGCTCAGCAGGCCGTGCAGCAGGGTGGACTTCCCCGATCCCGAGGGCGCGGAGACGATGTAGACCAGGGGGTTCATTCCAGGTTGAGCACCTGCTCGCGGGACTTTTCGATCTCCGACTTCATGGCCAGGCCATGCTCGGTGATGCGCAGGCCCTCGCCGGCCAGCCCGGCGGTCTTGGAGAGCATGGTATTGGCCTCGCGGTTCATCTCCTGCAGCAGGAAGTCGAGTTTCTTGCCGGTCTCGCCGCCGGCCTCGAGCAAATCCAGGAACTGCGTGACGTGGGCCTCCAGCCGCACTAGTTCTTCCTGGACGTCGCTGCGCTCGGCCAGCAGCGCGGCTTCCTGCAGGATGCGCTCGGGATCGGCGTGGCCGCCCAGCAGCTCCTGCATGCGCGATTGTACTTTCTCCAAGTGGGCGCGCAAGACCGCGGCCCGCAGCTTGGAGACCTCGGCGGTGGCGGCGCGCAGG from the Terriglobales bacterium genome contains:
- the gmk gene encoding guanylate kinase, with the translated sequence MNPLVYIVSAPSGSGKSTLLHGLLSTVPRLHFSISYTTRAPRGSEHDGREYFFIARQEFERMIQAGEFLEHADVFGNYYGTARRFLEEARARGEDLLLDIDVQGAAQIKQKLPEAVSIFVLPPSREELERRLRRRSQAEGALEPAVLQRRLLAAAKEIENWSAYSYILVNDQLEPSIERLRDIVVAERLLRSGGKLSPVEEALVGEAKKSLQANMRPQVLPILASFAGTAVSGRS
- a CDS encoding DUF1732 domain-containing protein, which encodes LRAATAEVSKLRAAVLRAHLEKVQSRMQELLGGHADPERILQEAALLAERSDVQEELVRLEAHVTQFLDLLEAGGETGKKLDFLLQEMNREANTMLSKTAGLAGEGLRITEHGLAMKSEIEKSREQVLNLE